From a single Brassica napus cultivar Da-Ae chromosome C9, Da-Ae, whole genome shotgun sequence genomic region:
- the LOC106419860 gene encoding tobamovirus multiplication protein 3-like → MRIGGVEIMQYASEMMTSSSPAVEAFDLKDASSWWSDVNKSPIWQDRIFHALALLYGIVSVVALIQLVRIQWRVPEYGWTTQKVFHFLNFVVNGVRAVVFAFRRDVQFMHPEILQHILLDIPSLAFFTTYALLVLFWAEIYYQARAVSTDGLRPGFFTINAVVYVVQIALWLVLWWKPVRVMVILSKMFFAGASLFAALGFLLYGGRLFLMLQSFPAESNGRRKKLQEVGYVTIICSTCFLIRCIMMCFAAFDEGANLDVLDHPILNFIYYLLVEILPSSLVLFILRKLPPKRGITQYHQIR, encoded by the exons atGAGAATCGGCGGTGTGGAGATTATGCAATACGCGTCGGAGATGATGACGTCTTCTTCTCCGGCGGTGGAAGCGTTCGATCTCAAGGACGCTTCGTCTTGGTGGTCTGACGTTAACAAGTCTCCGATTTGGCAGGATCGTATCTTCCACGCTCTCGCTCTTCTCTACGGAATCGTCTCCGTCGTCGCTCTG ATTCAACTTGTGAGAATCCAATGGAGAGTTCCAGAATATGGATGGACGACGCAAAAGGTCTTTCACTTCCTCAATTTCGTCGTGAACGGAg TCAGGGCTGTGGTGTTTGCCTTCAGGAGAGATGTGCAGTTTATGCATCCAGAG ATTCTGCAACATATCTTGCTTGATATTCCAAGTCTTGCGTTCTTTACCACCTATGCTCTTCTAGTCCTCTTCTGGGCTGAGATTTACTATCAG GCGCGTGCTGTATCCACTGATGGACTGAGGCCAGGCTTCTTCACAATCAATGCAGTTGTTTATGTAGttcag ATTGCTCTTTGGTTGGTTTTGTGGTGGAAGCCTGTTCGAGTTATGGTTATCCTATCAAAGATGTTCTTTGCTG GTGCTTCCTTGTTTGCTGCTCTTGGATTTCTACTTTACGGTGGAAG GCTTTTCCTAATGTTGCAAAGTTTCCCAGCAGAGTCTAACGGCCGCCGCAAGAAGTTGCAAGAG GTTGGTTACGTGACAATTATATGCTCTACGTGTTTCCTCATCAGATGTATCATG ATGTGTTTTGCTGCTTTCGACGAGGGGGCAAACCTTGATGTGTTGGATCACCCCATTCTTAACTTCATATATTACCTg TTGGTAGAGATATTACCTTCCTCTTTGGTCCTCTTCATCTTGAGAAAGCTACCACCAAAACGAGGCATCACACAGTACCATCAGATCCGCTGA
- the LOC106416510 gene encoding glutathione S-transferase Z1 isoform X1, with amino-acid sequence MAEKKEKLKLYSYWKSSCSHRVRIALTLKGIEYEYVPVNPLKRDEFLKINPMGAVPALVDGDVVVSDSLAIIMYLDEKYPDPPLLPRDLHKRAVNYQAASIVFSGIQPYQNTPVARYIVEKTNAEEKTAWVNNAITKGFTALEDLLVSCTGKYATGDEVYLADLFLAPQIHAAINRFQINMEPYPTLAKCYESYNDLPAFQNAVPEKQPDAPASTS; translated from the exons ATG gcagagaagaaggagaagctgAAGCTCTACTCTTACTGGAAAAGCTCGTGCTCACACCGTGTCCGTATCGCCCTCACTTTAAAAG GGATTGAATATGAGTACGTACCAGTGAATCCCCTCAAGAGAGATGAATTCTTGAAAATCAATCCAATGGGTGCTGTACCAGCGCTTGTTGATGGAGACGTTGTGGTTTCTGATTCTCTTGCCATCATAATG TATCTAGATGAGAAGTATCCTGACCCACCTCTCTTACCTCGCGACCTCCACAAACGTGCCGTAAACTACCAG GCAGCGAGTATTGTGTTCTCTGGCATACAACCTTATCAAAATACGCCTGTTGCT aggTATATAGTGGAGAAGACAAATGCTGAAGAGAAAACTGCTTGGGTTAATAACGCTATCACAAAAGGATTCACTG CTCTCGAGGATCTGTTGGTTAGCTGCACTGGAAAATACGCCACTGGTGATGAAGTTTACTTG GCTGATCTCTTTCTAGCACCACAGATCCATGCAGCTATCAACAGATTCCAGATTAACATG GAACCGTACCCAACACTTGCAAAATGTTACGAGTCATACAATGATCTTCCTGCGTTTCAAAACGCAGTCCCAGAGAAGCAGCCTGACGCTCCTGCTTCCACAAGCTGA
- the LOC106416510 gene encoding glutathione S-transferase Z1 isoform X2: MAEKKEKLKLYSYWKSSCSHRVRIALTLKGIEYEYVPVNPLKRDEFLKINPMGAVPALVDGDVVVSDSLAIIMYLDEKYPDPPLLPRDLHKRAVNYQAASIVFSGIQPYQNTPVARYIVEKTNAEEKTAWVNNAITKGFTALEDLLVSCTGKYATGDEVYLADLFLAPQIHAAINRFQINMDYRSHSSKPLTHTVHGLNTFRELEEALSEN; encoded by the exons ATG gcagagaagaaggagaagctgAAGCTCTACTCTTACTGGAAAAGCTCGTGCTCACACCGTGTCCGTATCGCCCTCACTTTAAAAG GGATTGAATATGAGTACGTACCAGTGAATCCCCTCAAGAGAGATGAATTCTTGAAAATCAATCCAATGGGTGCTGTACCAGCGCTTGTTGATGGAGACGTTGTGGTTTCTGATTCTCTTGCCATCATAATG TATCTAGATGAGAAGTATCCTGACCCACCTCTCTTACCTCGCGACCTCCACAAACGTGCCGTAAACTACCAG GCAGCGAGTATTGTGTTCTCTGGCATACAACCTTATCAAAATACGCCTGTTGCT aggTATATAGTGGAGAAGACAAATGCTGAAGAGAAAACTGCTTGGGTTAATAACGCTATCACAAAAGGATTCACTG CTCTCGAGGATCTGTTGGTTAGCTGCACTGGAAAATACGCCACTGGTGATGAAGTTTACTTG GCTGATCTCTTTCTAGCACCACAGATCCATGCAGCTATCAACAGATTCCAGATTAACATG GACTACAGGAGTCACTCATCCAAGCCTCTAACACACACAGTCCACGGGCTGAACACTTTCAGAGAATTAGAGGAAGCACTTTCAGAGAACTAA